A window of the Pelagicoccus albus genome harbors these coding sequences:
- a CDS encoding bifunctional folylpolyglutamate synthase/dihydrofolate synthase, whose product MPELSSYQVARDWLYSLKNRGSKYGIDRMIRFAEELGHPERSFPVIHVAGTNGKGSTCAMLERVFRDHGYRVGLSTSPHLVRQGERIQVDRKILEESEILAYVRELAPLAARIAEEDPELHPSFFEFMTAMAFLHFARSEVDIAVVEVGLGGRLDATNVVLPEVSVITSIALDHCEILGDTLAKIASEKAGIVKPGVPVVAGLLPEEAMSEVERICSERGAPLVRVEDRYGRDIFQYPETNLSGDYQRINAALACCVMEVLDGSWKLEASKITESLRKVAWPGRWEERQLSGRKIVFDVSHNSEGATWLEKSLADLVRRSGGARPDVVMGVMGAYRAAALVPVAAKWADSLTFVMPEQDRACRFEELEALVPAGFAGPIREASISELFPAKGVCTLDFKTDRPLVVSGSIYLIGEVWDRFYEESPLGQGRLQDF is encoded by the coding sequence ATGCCAGAGTTAAGCTCTTACCAGGTTGCTCGCGATTGGCTGTATTCGCTTAAGAATCGAGGTTCTAAATACGGCATCGACCGTATGATCCGTTTCGCGGAGGAGCTCGGTCATCCTGAGCGTTCCTTCCCTGTGATCCATGTGGCGGGGACAAATGGCAAAGGCTCGACCTGCGCCATGCTGGAGCGTGTGTTTCGGGATCATGGTTACCGAGTTGGCTTATCGACTTCGCCTCATCTGGTAAGGCAGGGGGAGCGAATTCAGGTGGATCGCAAGATTCTCGAGGAATCCGAAATCCTCGCTTATGTGCGGGAATTGGCACCCCTGGCTGCTCGCATCGCGGAAGAGGATCCAGAGCTTCACCCGAGTTTCTTTGAGTTCATGACCGCCATGGCCTTCCTCCATTTCGCTCGAAGCGAGGTGGATATCGCGGTGGTTGAAGTTGGACTGGGGGGAAGGCTTGATGCGACCAATGTAGTCCTCCCTGAAGTGAGCGTGATTACCTCTATCGCGTTGGATCATTGCGAAATCCTTGGCGATACGCTTGCTAAGATCGCTTCTGAGAAGGCGGGAATCGTAAAGCCGGGCGTGCCAGTTGTGGCGGGTCTGTTGCCCGAGGAGGCGATGAGTGAGGTGGAGCGAATCTGTTCAGAAAGGGGGGCACCGCTGGTTCGCGTTGAGGACCGTTACGGTCGCGATATTTTTCAGTATCCGGAAACCAACCTGTCGGGCGACTATCAGCGAATCAACGCGGCCCTGGCGTGTTGCGTCATGGAGGTCCTGGATGGTTCTTGGAAGTTGGAGGCTAGCAAGATAACTGAGAGTTTACGGAAGGTTGCTTGGCCGGGGCGTTGGGAAGAGCGTCAGCTTTCGGGACGTAAGATCGTTTTTGACGTTTCTCATAACTCGGAAGGGGCTACGTGGCTGGAGAAGAGTTTGGCCGACTTGGTGCGGCGCTCTGGAGGAGCTCGACCTGATGTCGTGATGGGGGTGATGGGCGCTTATCGTGCCGCTGCCTTGGTCCCTGTCGCGGCTAAATGGGCTGATAGCCTGACGTTTGTCATGCCTGAGCAGGATCGAGCTTGTCGTTTCGAGGAGTTAGAGGCCCTAGTCCCGGCTGGGTTCGCTGGCCCGATCAGAGAGGCCTCCATCAGCGAGTTGTTTCCCGCCAAAGGCGTCTGTACCCTTGATTTCAAGACAGACCGGCCGCTGGTAGTGTCTGGCTCTATTTATCTGATCGGAGAGGTTTGGGATCGGTTTTACGAGGAAAGCCCCTTGGGGCAGGGGCGCTTACAGGATTTTTGA
- the rpmI gene encoding 50S ribosomal protein L35, with translation MQKTKKSIAKRFKLTGNGKLRRRSPGQRHHLHQKSTKQKRNLNKDKSVSDGRQADLMRGLPHGL, from the coding sequence ATGCAAAAGACCAAGAAATCTATCGCAAAACGCTTCAAGCTCACTGGTAACGGTAAGCTCCGTCGTCGTTCGCCTGGCCAACGTCACCACTTGCACCAGAAGAGCACGAAGCAGAAGCGCAACCTCAACAAGGATAAGTCCGTTTCCGATGGACGCCAGGCCGACCTCATGCGCGGCTTGCCCCACGGTCTCTAA
- the rplT gene encoding 50S ribosomal protein L20, which produces MPRATNAPAYTKRRKKMLKQAKGHFGNKSRLFRYAKESVAHALQYAYRDRRAKKRTWRALWIVRINAACRAEDMSYSRFTEGLKAAEIVLDRKILADIAVNDPIAFKGLVEKAKEALKAKAAA; this is translated from the coding sequence ATGCCTAGAGCAACAAACGCACCCGCATACACCAAGCGTCGCAAGAAGATGCTGAAGCAGGCCAAGGGCCACTTCGGTAACAAGTCACGCTTGTTCCGCTATGCTAAGGAGTCCGTAGCCCACGCGCTACAGTACGCCTACCGTGACCGCCGCGCTAAGAAGCGTACTTGGCGCGCACTCTGGATCGTACGTATCAACGCCGCTTGCCGCGCTGAAGATATGAGCTACAGCCGATTTACCGAAGGCCTCAAGGCTGCGGAAATCGTTCTCGATCGTAAGATCCTCGCCGACATCGCTGTCAATGATCCTATCGCATTCAAGGGATTGGTCGAAAAGGCCAAGGAAGCCCTGAAGGCGAAGGCTGCAGCGTAA